One window of the Nicotiana tabacum cultivar K326 chromosome 4, ASM71507v2, whole genome shotgun sequence genome contains the following:
- the LOC107786368 gene encoding glyceraldehyde-3-phosphate dehydrogenase, cytosolic-like has product MAKVKIGINGFGRIGRLVARVALQRDDVELVAVNDPFISVEYMTYMFKYDSVHGQWKHHELKVKDDKTLLFGEKAVTVFGFRNPEEIPWGQTGADYIVESTGVFTDKDKAAAHLKGGAKKVIISAPSKDAPMFVVGVNEKEYKPELNIVSNASCTTNCLAPLAKVINDRFGIVEGLMTTVHSITATQKTVDGPSAKDWRGGRAASFNIIPSSTGAAKAVGKVLPALNGKLTGMAFRVPTVDVSVVDLTVRLEKEATYDEIKAAIKEESEGKLKGILGYTEDDVVSTDFVGDNRSSIFDAKAGIALSKNFVKLVSWYDNEWGYSTRVVDLIKHMASVQ; this is encoded by the exons ATGG CCAAGGTTAAGATTGGAATTAACG GATTTGGAAGAATTGGGCGATTAGTGGCCAGGGTTGCTCTCCAAAGAGATGATGTTGAGCTTGTCGCAGTTAACGACCCTTTCATCTCTGTTGAATACATG ACATATATGTTCAAGTATGATAGTGTACACGGCCAGTGGAAGCACCACGAGCTCAAGGTTAAGGATGACAAGACCCTTCTCTTTGGTGAGAAGGCTGTTACTGTTTTTGGCTTTAG GAACCCAGAGGAGATTCCATGGGGCCAGACTGGAGCAGATTACATTGTGGAGTCGACTGGTGTCTTCACTGACAAGGACAAGGCTGCTGCTCACTTGAAG GGTGGTGCCAAGAAAGTCATCATTTCTGCCCCTAGCAAGGATGCTCCGATGTTTGTTGTCGGTGTCAATGAGAAAGAATACAAGCCCGAGCTCAACATTGTTTCAAATGCTAGCTGTACCACAAATTGCCTTGCTCCCTTGGCCAAG GTTATAAATGACAGATTTGGAATTGTTGAGGGTCTCATGACCACAGTCCACTCCATCACAG CCACACAGAAAACTGTTGATGGGCCATCAGCCAAGGACTGGAGGGGTGGAAGAGCTGCATCATTCAATATTATTCCCAGCAGTACTGGAGCTGCCAAGGCTGTTGGGAAAGTCCTACCAGCATTGAATGGAAAGTTAACCGGAATGGCTTTCCGAGTCCCAACTGTTGATGTGTCCGTGGTTGACCTCACAGTGAGGCTGGAGAAAGAAGCTACCTACGATGAAATCAAGGCTGCCATTAA GGAGGAATCTGAAGGAAAATTGAAGGGAATTCTAGGTTACACTGAAGATGATGTGGTGTCCACAGACTTCGTGGGAGACAATAG ATCAAGCATATTTGATGCCAAGGCTGGAATTGCTTTGAGCAAGAATTTTGTTAAGCTCGTTTCGTGGTACGACAATGAATGGGGTTACAG CACACGAGTGGTGGACTTGATTAAGCACATGGCATCAGTTCAGTAA